In Deinococcus misasensis DSM 22328, one DNA window encodes the following:
- a CDS encoding glycoside hydrolase family 43 protein, producing MSYQNPIIPGFHPDPSIVRVGEDFYLVTSSFEYFPGVPIFHSRDLVNWQPIGHALTRESQLKFPNWVASGGIFAPTLRHHNGTFYMVTTNVSGGGNFFVHTTDISGEWSDPVWLDQGGIDPSLFFDDDGKVYLTSSWGKGWPSPDEVTLEDGYWGIQQSEIDLQSGKCLTEPRVIWSGTGGRYPEGPHLYKINGKYHLMIAEGGTERGHMITMARSDTPWGPWENCPHNPILSNRSMQSPFQALGHGDLVETQDGSWWMVCLGIRLQGNPETGHLGRETFLAPVQWNSEGWPVVGHQGQLRKNHARPNLPAHPWPEQEQDPFAGSELGLQWVTMGNPTKDFWSLTERPGSLRLKGSILPLEAGEGAAFLAFRQESYTCEVQVTLDFAPEQEREEAGITVWANPNHHYDLLVTRQQGKRMALLRKRIGDLLDIRSGFELPEGPITLLISAQPETYTFAVQQAGQSPVQVGSGVARYLAPEVAGGFTGAMLGLFCSGNGQEVSGPAFFSGLKVQLR from the coding sequence ATGAGCTACCAGAACCCCATCATCCCCGGTTTCCATCCTGATCCCAGCATCGTGCGGGTGGGAGAAGACTTCTATCTGGTCACCAGTTCTTTCGAGTACTTTCCAGGCGTCCCCATCTTTCACAGCCGGGATCTGGTGAACTGGCAACCCATCGGGCACGCCCTGACCAGAGAAAGCCAGTTGAAATTCCCCAACTGGGTAGCCTCTGGCGGCATTTTTGCCCCCACCCTGAGGCACCACAACGGCACCTTTTACATGGTCACCACCAACGTCAGTGGAGGGGGCAACTTCTTCGTTCACACCACGGACATCTCGGGTGAGTGGTCCGATCCGGTGTGGCTGGATCAGGGTGGCATCGACCCGTCCCTGTTTTTCGACGATGACGGCAAAGTCTACCTGACCTCCAGTTGGGGCAAAGGCTGGCCTTCCCCCGATGAAGTCACCCTTGAAGACGGATACTGGGGCATCCAGCAAAGCGAAATCGACCTCCAGAGTGGCAAGTGCCTGACCGAGCCTCGGGTGATCTGGTCCGGCACAGGTGGACGCTACCCCGAGGGTCCACACCTTTATAAAATCAATGGCAAATACCACCTGATGATTGCCGAAGGGGGCACCGAACGGGGCCACATGATCACCATGGCCCGCAGCGACACCCCCTGGGGACCGTGGGAAAACTGCCCCCACAACCCGATCCTGTCCAACCGAAGCATGCAAAGCCCGTTTCAGGCCCTCGGCCACGGCGATCTGGTGGAGACGCAAGATGGAAGCTGGTGGATGGTGTGCCTCGGGATCCGTTTGCAGGGCAACCCGGAAACCGGTCATCTGGGAAGGGAAACCTTCCTGGCTCCGGTCCAGTGGAACAGTGAAGGCTGGCCTGTGGTGGGTCATCAGGGGCAACTCCGCAAAAACCACGCCCGTCCCAACCTGCCTGCTCACCCTTGGCCCGAGCAAGAACAAGACCCCTTTGCTGGCTCCGAGTTGGGTTTGCAGTGGGTCACCATGGGCAACCCCACAAAAGACTTCTGGTCCCTGACCGAACGGCCCGGAAGTTTGCGTTTAAAGGGAAGCATTTTGCCTCTGGAAGCAGGGGAGGGGGCTGCTTTTCTGGCGTTCAGGCAGGAAAGCTACACCTGTGAGGTGCAAGTCACCCTTGATTTTGCCCCAGAGCAGGAGAGGGAAGAGGCAGGCATCACCGTGTGGGCCAACCCCAACCACCACTACGATTTGCTGGTCACAAGGCAACAAGGAAAACGCATGGCCCTTTTGCGGAAACGCATTGGAGACCTGCTGGACATTCGCTCTGGTTTTGAGCTTCCAGAGGGACCCATCACCCTGCTGATTTCTGCACAGCCTGAAACGTACACTTTTGCTGTGCAGCAAGCAGGCCAGAGCCCAGTTCAGGTGGGTTCAGGGGTGGCCCGTTACCTCGCTCCAGAAGTGGCCGGAGGGTTCACCGGAGCAATGCTGGGCCTGTTCTGCTCTGGCAATGGGCAAGAGGTGTCAGGTCCAGCCTTTTTCTCTGGCTTGAAGGTCCAACTGCGTTGA
- a CDS encoding DUF1304 domain-containing protein, with translation MNWIADVLIALVMLEHFYILVLEMFMWTAPRTRKIFGTTPEFAEASKTMAANQGLYNGFLAAGLLWGLISGQQDIKVFFAACVLVAGAYGGLTVSPRIFMVQGLPALLALLAVLLIG, from the coding sequence ATGAACTGGATTGCTGACGTGCTGATTGCTCTGGTGATGCTGGAACACTTTTACATTCTGGTGCTGGAAATGTTCATGTGGACCGCCCCTCGTACCCGCAAGATTTTTGGAACCACCCCCGAGTTTGCCGAAGCCTCCAAAACGATGGCAGCCAATCAGGGGCTTTACAACGGTTTTCTGGCTGCAGGATTGCTCTGGGGGTTGATCTCTGGGCAGCAAGACATCAAGGTGTTTTTTGCTGCCTGCGTGCTGGTGGCCGGGGCCTACGGTGGTCTGACCGTCAGCCCAAGGATTTTCATGGTGCAGGGTTTGCCTGCTCTGCTGGCCTTGCTGGCTGTCCTATTGATCGGCTGA
- a CDS encoding LacI family DNA-binding transcriptional regulator, with protein MKREDPRPRARASLKDVAAALGVSPATISNAYNRPHHLSAELREKVFETARQLGYPGPNPIARSLRLGQAGAVGVLYPEQLPLAFSDEVTAQFLRGVTAATEAAGLGLLLIPAPLSTQPEMSTVQKASVDGLILYSISENDARLEAAKARQVPIIVVDQPRQANLPFVGIEDQKAAREAAQHVRALGHQHVGILGFKLAAQTEVGWFSPQAPIAGTYPISKARLQGYLEGLFPEGHIQRDQIPIYLCGSNHPTSGLEAAHQLLDQHPETTALLAMNDRLAFGALMAARERGMRVPEDLSVIGFDDGEQAQQWDLTTIHQSSEDKGRCAGEALILALQGKTPPLEHILPTHLKVRKTSGPPRGN; from the coding sequence ATGAAACGGGAAGACCCCAGACCCCGGGCACGGGCCAGCCTGAAAGATGTGGCCGCAGCCCTCGGCGTGTCCCCTGCGACCATCTCCAACGCTTACAACCGCCCCCATCACCTCTCTGCAGAACTCCGGGAAAAGGTCTTTGAAACCGCCAGACAGCTCGGGTATCCCGGCCCCAACCCCATTGCCCGGTCCCTGAGGCTCGGACAGGCCGGAGCCGTGGGGGTGCTTTACCCCGAGCAACTCCCTCTGGCCTTCAGCGATGAAGTGACCGCCCAATTCCTGCGCGGGGTCACCGCTGCCACCGAAGCCGCTGGACTGGGTTTGCTGCTCATTCCGGCCCCGCTGAGCACCCAACCTGAAATGTCCACCGTGCAAAAAGCCAGCGTGGACGGTCTGATCCTGTATTCCATCTCTGAAAACGATGCCCGTCTGGAAGCGGCAAAAGCAAGGCAAGTTCCGATCATTGTGGTGGATCAGCCCAGACAGGCGAACTTGCCTTTTGTGGGCATCGAAGACCAGAAGGCCGCCAGAGAAGCCGCCCAGCATGTGCGAGCACTCGGGCACCAGCATGTGGGGATTCTGGGATTCAAGCTGGCTGCCCAAACAGAAGTGGGATGGTTTTCTCCTCAGGCACCCATTGCGGGCACCTATCCCATCAGCAAAGCCCGTTTGCAGGGGTATCTGGAAGGTCTTTTTCCAGAGGGCCACATCCAACGGGACCAAATCCCCATTTACCTGTGTGGCAGCAACCATCCCACCTCGGGTCTGGAGGCCGCCCACCAGTTGCTGGACCAGCATCCTGAAACCACAGCCCTGCTGGCCATGAACGACCGACTCGCCTTTGGAGCTTTGATGGCTGCCAGAGAGCGTGGCATGCGGGTTCCAGAGGACCTTTCAGTGATCGGATTCGATGATGGAGAACAGGCCCAGCAATGGGACCTCACCACCATCCACCAGTCTTCTGAAGACAAAGGCCGATGTGCAGGCGAGGCGCTCATTCTGGCCTTGCAAGGGAAAACCCCTCCTCTGGAGCACATTCTGCCCACCCACCTGAAAGTGCGCAAAACGTCTGGGCCACCCAGAGGAAACTGA
- a CDS encoding vWA domain-containing protein, giving the protein MKPNIEIVPLKSHLPEGLPCDMDVLIRIHAPVRPVGPETRLPLNLALVLDRSGSMSGRPIEYARQAARVAVQQMKDGDRVSVVAFDDQVSIPVESTVLTASNRNQIMGLIDSIETRGSTDLHSGWLNGGLQVSSFLNPAHLNRVILLSDGEANHGITQPSEIQQNVSGLADRGVSTSTLGMGDHFNEDLLQGMAESGDGNYHYVSDPRELPTFFEQELLGLKHTFGRKVSLGLEPNGRYGIKIKEVFNPFQRISTGRLKLPNLGYGKTIDVVIRLHVPALTRKDLDSAEAGLFRVRLACDTSNERMVLRQQCNLPLLDPIQYAALPTHPLTLEKQAQLEVARDKDEAMEHLDRGDYASSRAALERARGKIGIAMSAPMVAREEAEIQSVLDHMDQGNVQRARKESKYQNYRKRTSKE; this is encoded by the coding sequence ATGAAACCCAACATTGAAATCGTCCCCCTGAAAAGCCACCTGCCAGAAGGTCTGCCCTGTGACATGGATGTTTTGATCCGCATTCATGCCCCTGTGCGTCCAGTAGGTCCGGAAACCCGCCTTCCCCTCAATCTGGCTCTGGTGCTGGACCGCAGCGGAAGCATGTCCGGACGGCCCATCGAATATGCCAGACAGGCCGCCCGGGTGGCTGTCCAACAAATGAAAGATGGAGACCGGGTCAGTGTGGTGGCCTTTGACGATCAGGTGAGCATTCCTGTGGAAAGCACCGTGCTGACGGCCAGCAATCGCAATCAGATCATGGGGCTCATCGACAGCATCGAGACCAGAGGCAGCACCGACCTGCACTCGGGTTGGCTGAACGGAGGGCTGCAGGTCTCAAGTTTCCTGAACCCTGCTCACCTGAACCGGGTGATCCTGCTCTCCGATGGAGAAGCCAACCACGGCATCACTCAACCCAGCGAAATCCAGCAGAACGTCTCGGGTCTTGCAGACCGTGGTGTCTCCACCAGCACACTCGGGATGGGGGACCACTTCAATGAAGACCTCCTGCAAGGCATGGCCGAAAGTGGAGACGGCAACTACCACTACGTCAGTGACCCCAGAGAACTCCCCACCTTTTTTGAACAGGAACTGCTGGGCCTCAAACACACCTTTGGACGCAAAGTCAGCTTGGGCCTCGAACCCAACGGGCGTTACGGCATCAAGATCAAAGAGGTGTTCAATCCCTTCCAGAGGATTTCCACCGGCAGATTGAAATTGCCGAACCTCGGGTATGGCAAGACCATCGATGTGGTCATCCGTCTGCATGTGCCAGCCCTCACCCGCAAAGATCTGGACAGTGCAGAAGCAGGGCTGTTCAGGGTGCGCCTTGCATGCGACACCAGCAACGAACGCATGGTGCTGCGCCAGCAGTGCAACCTGCCCCTTCTGGACCCCATTCAGTACGCTGCCTTGCCCACCCATCCCCTCACTCTGGAGAAGCAGGCCCAACTGGAAGTGGCCCGCGACAAAGACGAAGCCATGGAGCACCTGGACCGTGGAGATTATGCTTCCTCCAGAGCGGCTCTGGAACGGGCCAGAGGCAAAATTGGCATTGCCATGAGTGCCCCCATGGTGGCCCGAGAAGAGGCCGAGATCCAGTCTGTGCTGGACCACATGGATCAGGGCAATGTGCAGCGTGCCCGTAAGGAAAGCAAGTACCAGAATTACCGCAAACGCACTTCCAAAGAGTGA
- a CDS encoding diguanylate cyclase domain-containing protein: MLEAPVIPLNRALSTTRTLVWLLLGLTVLVLLVQNLAVHVSPQWFALQPWPPLALAVLGGSLMVLSRARTPKQFRWAQWMVLPVGLLGAVKVITEVLGWYAFFPGWEQWSPGAGLLMLCSSLGVPLLIRGERRLTQNLILFVLLMALVSLQIQLLHPQVGTDMHSFLSFPVFTALGFVLFAVAHLMLQPAFGMSNILLEGTLGGWLARLMVPAAVLIPTLVGWVYHTGLEAGWMNADTGALFMAVFSMLFIVALVFPLAQIIHHSAVQQKKTLTSVRLQEQRFKQVTESAAEGIITLDLSGNMLWWNQAARNVFGHLNDEVLGSPFTVLLPEQDHIHHEAMLDKIHAGEDVPVGHTFELQGLRKNGQVFVMEVSLAVWDIETGRYCTLMVRDITLIKEAQQEARDALEYAETLLAVSRTLEEDLEPLEMARQVAYRIAQSMQLDWVAVGVQQHSKLHVQPLWWSARSRGVFAASVFPELNRGVGIGWQGLLEKRPIYVDDVLSHPANHPVYQDSGVTAVATVPILHPDPEQSMVVVANRVDWLSGWGHRDRDLFESAVRSVGIAMQRRLMVEQLHLAALTDPLTGLGNRRAFMDNLHLWMEQDVRVQILVMDVDGLKKVNDVQGHERGDLLLKLYGEAFKTHLSGLGQVYRLAGDEYAALITEISGLEHLESLICQAVQDVRDAGFPDSNASVGVSVFPLEDRTIEGLVQRADHRMYQMKSEHKQAQKSLHSEV; encoded by the coding sequence TTGCTTGAAGCCCCTGTGATCCCACTGAACCGTGCCCTGTCCACCACCAGAACGCTGGTGTGGTTGTTGTTGGGTCTGACTGTTCTGGTTTTGCTGGTGCAAAATTTGGCGGTCCATGTTTCGCCCCAATGGTTTGCTCTGCAACCCTGGCCCCCTCTGGCCCTTGCTGTTCTGGGTGGGTCTTTGATGGTCCTTTCCAGAGCTCGCACCCCCAAACAGTTTCGCTGGGCACAGTGGATGGTGCTTCCTGTGGGTCTTCTGGGAGCGGTGAAGGTTATCACTGAAGTGTTGGGGTGGTACGCGTTTTTTCCGGGCTGGGAACAATGGTCACCGGGGGCTGGTTTGTTGATGTTGTGCAGTTCACTGGGTGTGCCTCTGCTGATCCGGGGTGAACGTCGGCTCACCCAGAACCTGATTTTGTTTGTGCTGCTGATGGCTCTGGTGTCCTTGCAAATCCAGTTGCTTCACCCTCAGGTGGGAACAGACATGCACAGCTTTCTGTCTTTTCCGGTGTTCACGGCCCTTGGATTTGTGCTCTTTGCCGTGGCACACCTGATGCTGCAACCTGCGTTTGGCATGTCCAACATTTTGCTGGAAGGCACCCTTGGAGGTTGGCTTGCCCGTCTGATGGTTCCAGCAGCGGTGCTGATTCCCACACTGGTGGGCTGGGTGTACCACACGGGTCTGGAAGCAGGCTGGATGAACGCAGACACAGGCGCCCTGTTCATGGCGGTGTTCAGCATGCTGTTCATTGTGGCTCTGGTGTTCCCTCTGGCACAGATCATTCACCATTCAGCAGTGCAACAAAAGAAAACCCTGACTTCGGTGCGTTTGCAGGAACAGCGTTTCAAACAGGTCACCGAATCTGCCGCAGAAGGCATCATCACCCTTGATCTCTCTGGAAACATGCTCTGGTGGAATCAGGCGGCAAGAAATGTGTTCGGGCATCTCAACGATGAGGTGCTGGGATCACCTTTCACCGTTCTTCTGCCCGAGCAAGACCACATCCACCATGAAGCCATGCTGGACAAAATTCATGCTGGAGAGGATGTTCCAGTGGGCCACACCTTTGAATTGCAGGGCCTCAGAAAAAACGGGCAGGTGTTTGTGATGGAGGTGTCTCTGGCTGTTTGGGACATCGAAACCGGACGGTATTGCACACTGATGGTGCGTGACATCACCTTGATCAAAGAAGCCCAGCAAGAGGCCAGAGATGCTTTGGAGTATGCAGAAACCCTGCTTGCCGTCTCACGCACTCTGGAAGAGGACCTGGAACCTCTGGAAATGGCCCGTCAGGTGGCTTACCGCATTGCCCAGAGCATGCAACTGGACTGGGTGGCGGTGGGGGTGCAGCAGCACAGCAAATTGCATGTGCAGCCCCTCTGGTGGTCTGCGCGTTCCAGAGGGGTTTTTGCTGCCTCTGTGTTTCCAGAGCTGAACCGAGGGGTGGGCATTGGCTGGCAGGGTCTGCTGGAGAAACGGCCCATCTACGTGGATGATGTGCTTTCACACCCGGCCAACCATCCGGTGTATCAGGACAGTGGAGTGACGGCCGTGGCCACTGTGCCGATTTTGCATCCTGACCCCGAGCAGAGCATGGTGGTGGTGGCCAACCGCGTGGACTGGCTCTCGGGATGGGGCCACCGGGACAGAGACCTCTTTGAATCGGCGGTGCGTTCGGTGGGCATTGCCATGCAAAGGCGCCTGATGGTGGAACAATTGCACCTTGCTGCCCTCACCGATCCCCTGACGGGGCTCGGCAACCGGCGGGCTTTCATGGACAATTTGCACCTCTGGATGGAACAGGATGTCAGGGTGCAAATTCTGGTGATGGATGTGGATGGCCTCAAAAAAGTCAATGATGTTCAGGGCCATGAGCGGGGCGATTTGCTGTTGAAACTTTATGGTGAAGCTTTCAAAACCCATCTGTCTGGGTTGGGGCAGGTGTACCGTCTTGCCGGAGATGAGTATGCAGCCCTCATCACCGAGATTTCTGGACTGGAACACCTTGAAAGTTTGATTTGTCAGGCCGTTCAAGATGTGCGTGATGCTGGATTTCCAGACAGCAATGCCAGTGTGGGGGTGTCGGTGTTTCCTCTGGAAGACCGCACGATAGAGGGGCTGGTTCAACGTGCAGACCATCGCATGTACCAGATGAAATCCGAGCACAAACAGGCCCAAAAGTCTTTGCATTCAGAAGTGTAA
- a CDS encoding MerR family transcriptional regulator, with protein sequence MVNLKHHQSGQWNLDDFVQLANDLLRRLDIESRDRDPLNPRLVRYYTSQSLLDPPEKQGREARYLYRHLLQVLLVRMLLSSGFQSLAIQPLVNRDSDLLLSDLERYQQAHQAPAPSRKANNPATDFLLKLQSPAPREERKKALSESMAEQVWEAQMAPPPVPAMAPLMSALSQEPLPEQYQRHVLQDGLELHLSDRYEAPEDPQSREALLKRIQQILKIEP encoded by the coding sequence ATGGTGAACCTCAAGCACCACCAGAGTGGCCAGTGGAACCTTGACGATTTCGTGCAACTGGCCAACGACCTGCTCCGTCGGTTGGACATAGAGTCCAGAGACAGAGACCCCTTAAACCCCCGTCTGGTGCGGTATTACACTTCCCAGAGCCTTTTGGACCCTCCGGAAAAACAGGGTCGGGAAGCCCGCTACCTGTACCGCCACCTGTTGCAGGTCTTGCTGGTCCGGATGCTGCTGTCCAGTGGTTTTCAATCTCTGGCGATTCAGCCTCTGGTCAACCGGGATTCGGACCTGTTGCTTTCAGACCTTGAGCGCTATCAGCAAGCCCATCAAGCGCCTGCACCCTCCAGAAAAGCCAACAACCCCGCCACCGACTTTTTGCTGAAACTGCAAAGTCCGGCCCCCAGAGAAGAACGCAAAAAAGCGCTCTCTGAAAGCATGGCCGAGCAAGTGTGGGAAGCCCAGATGGCCCCCCCTCCTGTGCCTGCCATGGCACCTCTGATGTCGGCTCTTTCTCAGGAACCCCTGCCAGAGCAGTACCAGCGTCATGTGTTGCAGGACGGCCTTGAATTGCATCTCTCTGACCGCTACGAGGCCCCAGAAGACCCCCAATCCAGAGAAGCCTTGCTGAAACGCATCCAGCAGATCCTCAAAATCGAACCGTAA
- a CDS encoding thiol-activated cytolysin family protein encodes MQTSLRITAGIALSVALMACGQTTPQSPSQNSKAEPNRILPVVITRPTVNIKNFSELEARAASQGVSIFEASIPAPAVAAPLPMVRSGSTAATSGGIGKQDLTGTKNDIRNYVLPWYGVPIGSTLPPINQSGSTQVQDPNSDPICSLTPYDFQNPSEDLMNVDSNLDTLYPGSFVQGAYLGDGANSLVALPVSPNKRNPIRLAGKGYFQPFWTASSSAGDVHYGIRQALANSQGFMSGDVFVDIRSSNSIDTLATKLSFNAKIMQAIDLKGGFSGTWQTTKKKYMITFVQGIASFIPDMVNSDPSEVISDPIGVFLKSDTTLNDIKTLESFGYMGPSNAPLYVSQVNYGRLMIITVDENERTKQLMATLEASKGNNNVQFEMTLNSIVQDASTKVFARGPFGKLEVADLRAGKWTDFFEAIPADYPALQAMEPIGFKLRDWKGRPVKVSNFLQYNKVNCDPRPSKRVQIQISDIYKNAGVTLKKTGDTAFNTTILSPSSSSSGVIDINGYLGGNNDEIRVSNEGDRPNWISRWQRKVNLKIWVDGVLKFNQTSECKGCHSTDNAFTVYVNKYTGDVIQR; translated from the coding sequence ATGCAAACATCCTTGCGCATCACTGCTGGCATCGCCCTGTCTGTGGCCCTGATGGCCTGCGGACAGACCACCCCCCAGAGCCCTTCCCAGAACAGCAAAGCGGAACCCAACCGCATTTTGCCTGTGGTGATCACCCGTCCCACCGTGAACATCAAGAACTTTTCGGAGTTGGAGGCCAGAGCCGCTTCTCAGGGGGTGTCCATCTTTGAAGCTTCCATCCCTGCACCTGCTGTGGCTGCACCCCTGCCCATGGTGCGCTCTGGAAGCACCGCTGCGACCAGTGGTGGCATTGGCAAACAGGACCTGACCGGCACCAAAAACGACATCCGCAATTATGTGTTGCCGTGGTATGGGGTGCCCATTGGAAGCACGTTGCCTCCCATCAATCAAAGTGGTTCCACGCAGGTTCAGGATCCCAATTCCGATCCGATCTGCTCCCTGACCCCTTACGATTTCCAGAACCCTTCAGAAGACCTGATGAACGTGGACAGCAACCTTGACACCCTGTACCCCGGTTCTTTTGTGCAAGGGGCTTACCTCGGGGATGGGGCGAACAGTCTGGTGGCTTTGCCCGTTTCACCCAACAAACGCAACCCCATCCGTCTGGCAGGGAAGGGATATTTCCAGCCGTTCTGGACCGCTTCTTCCTCTGCGGGTGATGTGCATTACGGCATCCGTCAGGCGCTTGCCAACTCTCAGGGCTTCATGTCGGGTGATGTGTTCGTGGACATCCGCAGTTCCAACAGCATCGACACACTGGCCACCAAACTGAGTTTCAATGCCAAGATCATGCAGGCGATTGACCTGAAAGGGGGCTTCTCGGGCACTTGGCAGACCACCAAGAAGAAGTACATGATCACCTTCGTGCAGGGCATTGCCAGCTTCATTCCAGACATGGTCAACTCCGATCCCAGCGAAGTGATCAGCGATCCCATCGGCGTGTTCCTGAAGAGCGACACCACCCTCAATGACATCAAAACCCTTGAGAGCTTCGGGTACATGGGTCCCAGCAATGCGCCTCTGTACGTCAGTCAAGTGAACTATGGCCGCCTGATGATCATCACCGTTGATGAAAACGAACGCACCAAGCAACTGATGGCCACGCTGGAAGCCTCCAAAGGCAACAACAACGTGCAGTTCGAGATGACCCTGAACAGCATCGTGCAGGACGCCTCCACCAAAGTCTTTGCCAGAGGACCTTTTGGCAAGCTGGAAGTGGCAGATTTGCGTGCAGGCAAGTGGACCGACTTCTTCGAGGCGATCCCTGCAGATTACCCTGCTTTGCAGGCCATGGAACCCATCGGGTTCAAGCTGCGTGACTGGAAAGGCCGACCCGTCAAAGTCAGCAACTTCTTGCAGTACAACAAGGTCAATTGTGACCCCAGACCTTCCAAGCGGGTGCAAATCCAGATTTCTGACATCTACAAGAATGCTGGGGTGACCCTCAAGAAAACCGGAGACACCGCTTTCAACACCACCATCCTGAGTCCCTCCAGTTCAAGCTCTGGGGTGATTGACATCAACGGTTATCTGGGTGGCAACAACGACGAAATCCGGGTCAGCAATGAGGGAGACCGTCCCAACTGGATTTCCCGCTGGCAGCGGAAAGTCAACCTGAAAATCTGGGTGGATGGCGTCCTGAAATTCAATCAGACCAGCGAATGCAAAGGGTGCCACTCGACGGACAATGCCTTCACAGTGTATGTCAACAAATACACGGGTGATGTGATCCAGAGGTAA
- a CDS encoding MFS transporter, with protein MTEHSTPTSSSVAPQSKSIYKAELPSLLHTLTGLLLFLLLGAVQALYGPTLKGLSQSLQVPLHTVSLLVSVHGAGALLGVLTLGSLVHPLTRYRIPFALGLLVGGLVLLSLKWWVLALLGALLVGFGFGVLAVRTNTFFATRYAERSPSMVNLGNATFGIGAVLSPLLAGLLTATPHLPYVLMAVVGGLLIPLARTLQEGSSVAAVSETHRSASSSTLLWMFLVLTAVGTGLESSSAFFPTHFQSTGLSAAQAATFTSGFFLVFTLGRLLGVPLSVRLSPFVLMGFSLLLNLLLLLFPSPWTLVLSGAGVALFFPNLLNWMMQSLPGAAQLTSRVVAAAMVGGTLMPALVSRWLAHAGDDRLPQVLLVITLLTLLGILGLHLHLKRATSKFH; from the coding sequence ATGACCGAGCACTCCACCCCCACATCTTCTTCTGTTGCGCCGCAAAGTAAATCGATTTACAAAGCGGAGCTTCCCTCCCTTTTGCACACCCTCACAGGATTGCTGTTGTTCTTGCTGCTGGGTGCTGTGCAAGCCCTCTATGGCCCCACCCTGAAAGGCCTGTCCCAGAGCCTGCAAGTGCCCCTCCACACCGTCAGCTTGCTGGTTTCGGTGCATGGAGCGGGGGCTTTGCTGGGGGTGCTGACCCTTGGATCTCTGGTGCATCCACTGACCCGTTACCGCATTCCTTTTGCGCTGGGCTTGCTGGTGGGTGGTCTGGTGTTGTTGTCTCTGAAATGGTGGGTGCTGGCCTTGCTCGGGGCTTTGCTGGTGGGCTTTGGCTTTGGGGTGCTGGCGGTGCGTACAAACACCTTTTTTGCCACCCGTTACGCAGAACGCAGCCCTTCCATGGTCAATCTGGGCAATGCCACTTTCGGGATCGGTGCAGTGCTCAGCCCGTTGCTGGCCGGACTGCTGACTGCAACACCACACCTCCCTTATGTCTTGATGGCTGTGGTGGGAGGGTTGCTGATCCCTCTGGCCCGCACCCTTCAGGAAGGATCTTCTGTTGCAGCGGTTTCTGAAACCCACAGAAGTGCCTCCTCCAGCACACTGCTCTGGATGTTTCTGGTTTTGACTGCTGTGGGCACCGGTCTGGAGTCCAGCAGTGCCTTCTTTCCCACACATTTCCAGAGCACCGGACTCTCTGCAGCACAGGCTGCCACGTTCACCTCCGGTTTCTTTCTGGTGTTCACCCTCGGGCGTTTGCTGGGGGTGCCCCTCAGTGTCCGCCTGTCTCCCTTTGTTTTGATGGGCTTCAGTTTGCTCTTGAATCTGCTGCTGTTGCTTTTCCCTTCTCCGTGGACGCTGGTCCTCAGTGGAGCAGGGGTGGCTTTGTTTTTTCCAAACTTGCTGAACTGGATGATGCAAAGCTTGCCGGGTGCAGCACAGCTCACTTCCCGGGTGGTGGCTGCTGCCATGGTGGGGGGCACCCTGATGCCTGCTCTGGTGTCCAGATGGCTCGCCCATGCCGGGGATGACCGTTTGCCTCAGGTGCTTCTGGTGATCACCCTCTTGACCCTGCTGGGCATTCTGGGCCTCCACCTGCATCTGAAAAGAGCCACTTCCAAATTCCACTGA